A genome region from Streptomyces antimycoticus includes the following:
- a CDS encoding ABC transporter substrate-binding protein has translation MPGHRRPGRSATGRRATAGTTALLTLLALVLAGCSGCSTSRGSDTVGDGPVRLTFWSALRGSQEVVDEFNRTHDRIKVEFQQVPSGEQGGWTKLSNAARAGNAPDVATIEYPQLPGFTIDGVPRDITKLLPDSVRKKILPQALDLTTFDGRTYAVPVDIEPMVFLYRKDIFTKNHIPVPKTWAEFESSARKLKQAQPRTRIGSLFTTGGTLYMAGYAWQAGAKWYDTVGDTWRISMDDAPTRKVAGYWQRLMDDDLVRVEPGSSQQWRAHLRSGETAGYLAGAWAAGSMMASTPDGKGKWAIAPMPQWDPAKPKVSTQGGSTFMVTKDSRHPKEAMEFISWMVTSPGALKAKLASGVSSAFPSVPSLVPVARKEMDTSYYSGQDIFGLFQKEAERIAPTWKWGPRMTSTTSSGDDGLAKAGAGSGDILKALRDAQSRTMPDLKSLGLSVTTR, from the coding sequence ATGCCTGGTCATAGACGCCCAGGTCGCTCGGCAACCGGACGCCGGGCGACGGCGGGCACCACCGCACTGCTCACGCTGCTCGCCCTCGTCCTGGCGGGCTGTTCGGGTTGCTCGACAAGTCGCGGATCCGACACCGTCGGCGACGGTCCCGTACGCCTGACCTTCTGGTCGGCGCTGCGCGGCAGTCAGGAAGTCGTCGACGAGTTCAACCGCACCCACGACCGCATCAAGGTCGAATTCCAGCAGGTGCCCTCCGGGGAGCAGGGCGGCTGGACCAAGCTCAGCAACGCCGCGCGCGCGGGCAACGCCCCCGACGTCGCCACCATCGAATACCCCCAGCTCCCCGGTTTCACCATCGACGGCGTGCCCCGGGACATCACCAAGCTGCTGCCCGACTCGGTCCGCAAGAAGATCCTGCCGCAGGCGCTGGACCTCACCACCTTCGACGGGCGCACCTACGCCGTGCCGGTGGACATCGAGCCGATGGTCTTCCTGTACCGCAAGGACATCTTCACCAAGAACCACATTCCGGTCCCCAAGACCTGGGCGGAGTTCGAGAGTTCGGCCCGCAAGCTCAAGCAGGCCCAGCCGCGGACCCGTATCGGCAGCCTCTTCACCACCGGCGGCACCCTCTATATGGCCGGGTACGCCTGGCAGGCCGGGGCGAAGTGGTACGACACCGTCGGGGACACCTGGCGGATCTCCATGGACGACGCCCCCACCCGTAAGGTCGCCGGCTACTGGCAGCGGCTGATGGACGACGATCTGGTGCGGGTGGAGCCCGGCTCCAGTCAGCAGTGGCGGGCCCATCTGCGCAGCGGGGAGACGGCCGGCTATCTGGCGGGTGCCTGGGCCGCGGGCTCGATGATGGCGTCCACCCCCGACGGCAAGGGCAAATGGGCCATCGCGCCGATGCCGCAGTGGGATCCGGCGAAACCCAAGGTGAGCACCCAGGGCGGCTCGACCTTCATGGTCACCAAGGACAGCCGGCACCCCAAGGAGGCCATGGAGTTCATCTCCTGGATGGTGACCAGCCCCGGCGCCCTGAAGGCCAAGCTCGCCAGCGGGGTCAGCAGCGCCTTCCCGTCCGTGCCCAGCCTGGTGCCGGTCGCCCGCAAGGAGATGGACACCAGCTACTACTCCGGCCAGGACATCTTCGGTCTCTTCCAGAAGGAGGCCGAGCGGATCGCGCCCACCTGGAAGTGGGGCCCGCGGATGACCTCGACCACCAGCTCCGGTGACGACGGGCTCGCCAAGGCGGGTGCCGGCAGCGGCGACATTCTCAAAGCCCTGCGCGATGCCCAGAGCCGGACGATGCCCGATCTCAAAAGCCTCGGCCTGTCGGTCACCACCCGCTGA
- a CDS encoding AfsR/SARP family transcriptional regulator, translated as MELELGPPKQRALLALLLVRAGQPVALSEIVDVLWAQDPPSTAVNVVHRHVGSVRRLLEPGLPARAEGSRLVRSSGGYRLNADADALDLLRFRELSESARRTAAAGEPERAAELFSQALALWRGPTATGVPSDIQAHPVFSGVDRELLAIAKEAATTALASEVPEQLPTVLQQFAAHHALDETLQAQLIRVLAATGRRAEALEVFSTARNRLADQLGVPPGRELRAAHREVVPRSTPAPAEPVQPVPPAVPPAPAVRPAQLPPDLPAFSGRHAELAGVHTLLPEGAEAGSPGPVVISAIDGMAGIGKTTLAVHWAHRIAHRFPDGQLYANLRGFDPTGSMMSPNEALRAFLHALGIPPNRVPTGLDTKTALYRSLLAGRRMLILLDNVVDSQHVRPLLPGSPGCLTIVTSRNQLHGLIASEGARPLTLGPLSPAESHEALVRRLGTDRVAAEPQAVATIVRLCGRLPLALAVVAARAATRPSFPLSSVAAELRESQGNLDAFAGPDPNTDARSVFSWSYRALDREAARLFRLLALHPGPEVSAAAAASLAGLPLRVTRALLTALTRAHLLVEQAPGRYTFHDLLRAYAMELVQDHDTDEIRHDARHRMFDHYLHTARTAATLLAPRRTEPLPLSPARPDAAPEHLGGQDRAEAWLSAERGVLLSVVEHARDHGFPSHAWQLAVTLELFLDRRGHWQEQTAIQRAALGAARALSDRLGQAHSHRTLGFAEGRLGRYEEGCDHLERALELFTELGEAGGQARTLRSLAFLSNSQSRYQEALDHYRPALDHYRAAEHLSGQASVLNEIGWTHILRGEYEHALAHCRQAVELHRRIGDSAGEAAALDSVGYAYHHLGRYEHALTSYGRALAIYREISDRYLEADTLHHQGDTRLAQGDLATALIDWRGALEILQELNHPDARVLDGKLGQYRQSPHPASALSG; from the coding sequence GTGGAACTGGAGCTGGGCCCGCCCAAACAGCGAGCGCTGCTCGCACTGCTGCTGGTGCGGGCGGGACAGCCCGTGGCGCTCAGCGAAATCGTCGACGTCCTCTGGGCGCAGGATCCGCCGAGCACCGCGGTGAATGTGGTGCACCGCCATGTGGGCTCGGTGCGCCGGCTGCTGGAACCCGGTCTGCCGGCGCGGGCGGAGGGCAGCCGGCTGGTGCGCAGCTCGGGCGGCTACCGGCTGAACGCCGACGCGGACGCGCTGGATCTGCTGCGCTTCCGGGAGCTGAGCGAATCGGCGCGGCGCACCGCCGCCGCGGGCGAGCCGGAGCGGGCGGCCGAGCTCTTCTCACAGGCGCTCGCCCTGTGGCGGGGGCCGACCGCCACCGGAGTCCCCTCCGACATCCAGGCCCATCCCGTCTTCTCCGGTGTCGACCGGGAACTTCTGGCCATCGCCAAGGAGGCCGCCACGACGGCGCTGGCCTCCGAGGTCCCGGAGCAACTGCCCACCGTGCTCCAGCAGTTCGCCGCCCACCATGCGCTGGACGAGACCCTGCAGGCCCAGCTGATCCGGGTGCTCGCCGCCACCGGACGGCGGGCCGAGGCGCTGGAGGTCTTCTCGACCGCGCGCAACCGGCTGGCCGATCAGCTCGGCGTCCCGCCCGGCCGTGAATTGCGCGCCGCCCATCGCGAGGTGGTGCCCCGGTCGACCCCGGCCCCCGCCGAGCCGGTCCAGCCGGTCCCTCCGGCGGTGCCGCCCGCCCCGGCGGTCCGCCCGGCGCAGCTCCCGCCCGACCTGCCCGCGTTCAGCGGACGCCATGCCGAACTCGCCGGTGTCCATACTCTGCTGCCCGAGGGTGCCGAGGCCGGATCACCGGGTCCGGTGGTGATCAGCGCGATCGACGGGATGGCCGGGATCGGCAAGACCACGCTGGCCGTGCACTGGGCCCATCGGATCGCCCACCGCTTTCCGGACGGCCAGCTCTACGCCAATCTGCGCGGCTTCGATCCGACCGGTTCGATGATGTCGCCGAACGAGGCGCTGCGGGCGTTCCTCCACGCGCTGGGGATTCCACCGAACCGGGTGCCCACGGGTCTGGACACCAAGACCGCGCTGTACCGCAGTCTGCTGGCCGGGCGGCGGATGCTGATCCTGCTGGACAATGTGGTGGACTCCCAGCACGTGCGGCCGCTGCTGCCCGGCTCCCCCGGCTGTCTGACCATCGTCACCAGCCGCAATCAGCTCCACGGTCTGATAGCGAGCGAGGGGGCCCGTCCTCTTACTCTGGGCCCGCTGTCCCCGGCCGAGTCCCATGAGGCGCTGGTCCGGCGGCTGGGCACGGACCGGGTCGCCGCGGAGCCACAGGCGGTGGCGACCATCGTCCGGCTGTGCGGGCGGCTGCCGCTCGCGCTGGCGGTGGTGGCCGCCCGGGCCGCGACCCGTCCGTCCTTTCCCCTTTCTTCTGTCGCCGCGGAGTTACGCGAGAGCCAGGGCAACCTCGACGCGTTCGCGGGCCCCGATCCGAACACCGACGCGCGGAGCGTCTTCTCCTGGTCCTACCGGGCCCTGGACCGGGAGGCCGCCCGGCTGTTCCGGCTGCTCGCCCTGCATCCGGGGCCCGAGGTCTCGGCCGCCGCGGCCGCGAGTCTGGCCGGGCTCCCGCTCCGGGTCACCCGTGCCCTGCTGACCGCGCTCACCCGCGCCCATCTGCTGGTGGAGCAGGCCCCGGGCCGCTACACCTTCCACGATCTGCTGCGGGCCTACGCCATGGAGCTGGTCCAGGACCACGACACGGACGAGATCCGCCACGACGCCCGGCACCGGATGTTCGACCACTATCTGCACACCGCGCGCACCGCCGCCACGCTGCTCGCCCCGCGCCGGACCGAACCGCTGCCGCTGTCCCCGGCCCGGCCCGACGCCGCGCCCGAGCACCTCGGCGGCCAGGACCGCGCCGAGGCATGGCTCTCGGCCGAGCGGGGCGTTCTGCTGTCGGTCGTCGAGCACGCCCGCGACCACGGATTCCCGTCCCACGCCTGGCAGTTGGCCGTGACACTGGAGCTCTTCCTGGACCGGCGCGGCCACTGGCAGGAGCAGACCGCCATCCAGCGCGCCGCGCTGGGTGCGGCCCGGGCGCTGTCCGATCGGCTCGGCCAGGCACACAGCCACCGCACCCTGGGGTTCGCCGAGGGACGGCTGGGCCGGTACGAGGAGGGGTGTGACCATCTGGAGCGGGCGCTGGAGCTGTTCACGGAGCTCGGCGAGGCGGGCGGGCAGGCCCGCACCCTGCGCTCCCTGGCGTTTCTGTCCAACAGCCAGAGCCGCTACCAGGAGGCGCTGGACCACTACCGGCCCGCGCTGGACCACTACCGCGCCGCGGAACACCTCAGCGGACAGGCCAGCGTGCTCAACGAGATCGGCTGGACCCATATCCTCCGCGGTGAGTACGAGCACGCGCTGGCCCACTGCCGCCAGGCCGTCGAACTGCACCGGCGGATCGGCGACTCGGCCGGCGAGGCCGCCGCGCTGGACAGCGTGGGATACGCGTACCACCACCTCGGACGGTATGAGCACGCCCTCACCTCGTACGGCCGGGCGCTCGCCATCTACCGCGAGATCAGCGACCGGTACCTGGAGGCCGACACCCTGCACCACCAGGGGGACACGCGCCTGGCCCAGGGCGACCTGGCCACCGCGCTCATCGACTGGCGCGGGGCCCTGGAGATTCTCCAGGAGCTGAACCACCCCGATGCCCGGGTCCTCGACGGCAAACTGGGGCAGTACCGGCAGTCACCGCATCCGGCCTCGGCTCTCAGCGGATGA
- a CDS encoding carbohydrate ABC transporter permease has protein sequence MSSKGAAPPSTAAADPPRRTGRRQQRVAAAVLLTPFTALLVAVFLVPVGYAIYLSLFSEDHEGLGFGGGRTVFTGLRSYLSVLQDPSFLSGFGTIALYCVIFVPLVVISALALGLLLDSGLVRMRRTAQMLVYLPHAVPGIIAAVIWLYLYTPGLSPVIKLFAQADITIDFLGLHTVLPSIVNIALWSGLGYNMIIFYAALQALPREVIEAATIDGAGGIRTALQVKVPIIRGSVVMVCMFSLIGALQLFTEPMLMNQATPMVNSRFTPNMYIYDAAFRRNNYGLASAASIILLIVTCVLSYAVTRWSGRRERRA, from the coding sequence ATGTCCTCGAAAGGGGCGGCGCCGCCATCAACGGCCGCCGCCGACCCGCCCCGCAGAACCGGACGACGCCAGCAGAGGGTCGCCGCCGCCGTTCTGCTGACCCCCTTCACGGCGCTGCTCGTCGCCGTGTTCCTGGTCCCCGTCGGCTACGCCATCTACCTCAGCCTCTTCTCCGAGGACCACGAGGGACTCGGCTTCGGCGGCGGGCGCACCGTCTTCACCGGGTTGCGCAGCTATCTCTCGGTGCTGCAGGACCCGAGCTTCCTCTCCGGGTTCGGCACCATCGCCCTCTACTGCGTGATCTTCGTCCCGCTCGTGGTCATCAGCGCGCTCGCGCTCGGCCTGCTGCTCGACTCGGGCCTGGTCCGGATGCGGCGGACCGCGCAGATGCTGGTCTATCTGCCGCACGCCGTTCCCGGCATCATCGCGGCCGTCATCTGGCTGTACCTCTACACCCCGGGGCTCAGCCCCGTTATCAAGCTCTTCGCCCAGGCCGATATCACCATCGACTTCCTCGGTCTGCACACCGTGCTCCCGTCGATCGTCAATATCGCCCTGTGGAGCGGACTCGGCTACAACATGATCATCTTCTATGCCGCGCTCCAGGCGCTGCCGCGTGAGGTGATCGAGGCGGCGACCATCGACGGCGCCGGGGGCATCCGCACCGCGCTCCAGGTCAAGGTGCCCATCATCAGGGGCTCCGTCGTCATGGTGTGCATGTTCTCCCTGATCGGCGCGCTCCAGCTGTTCACCGAACCCATGCTGATGAACCAGGCCACCCCGATGGTCAACTCCCGCTTCACTCCGAACATGTACATCTACGACGCGGCCTTCCGCCGCAACAACTACGGACTCGCCTCCGCGGCCTCCATCATTCTTCTGATCGTCACCTGTGTGCTGTCGTACGCCGTGACGCGCTGGTCGGGCCGCCGGGAACGGAGAGCGTGA
- a CDS encoding LacI family DNA-binding transcriptional regulator has translation MRESARKRQARIAALVEARGSARITDLADELAVSVVTVRRDVEDLAQRGEVRRGHGVARSLRPMAQESTATGDTIGMVVPERNTYLTETVQVAREAAEKAGLRLALHIAADERGTERAVRQALDAGARGLLLSPRWRTEAEERADHAWLGALELPVVLVERRPHRGSAIYGLDCVRSDHAHGVHLALEHLTSLGHRRVVLAARDDSPTARVIRSEFAAQTAARGIREGCPVMLSSRTAGPDPRPRDAGAADLADAVRRAGATAALIHGDMDALVLVQRLREAGVEVPRDCSVVAYNDVVADMGQIALTAVAPPKGEVGQAALELLTRQLERTRTGRWAGAARHLELLPELVVRDSTAPLL, from the coding sequence ATGCGGGAGTCGGCGCGGAAGCGGCAGGCACGGATCGCGGCACTGGTGGAGGCCCGGGGCAGCGCGCGGATCACCGATCTCGCGGATGAGCTGGCGGTGTCCGTCGTCACCGTACGGCGGGACGTGGAGGACCTGGCCCAGCGCGGGGAGGTGCGCCGCGGCCACGGGGTGGCGCGCTCGCTGCGGCCGATGGCCCAGGAGTCCACCGCCACCGGCGACACCATCGGCATGGTGGTCCCCGAGCGCAACACCTATCTGACCGAGACCGTCCAGGTGGCGCGCGAGGCCGCCGAGAAGGCCGGGCTGCGGCTCGCGCTGCACATCGCCGCGGACGAGCGCGGCACCGAGCGCGCGGTCCGCCAGGCGCTGGACGCGGGCGCGCGGGGGCTGCTGCTCTCCCCGCGCTGGCGCACCGAGGCGGAGGAGCGGGCGGACCACGCGTGGCTCGGCGCCCTGGAGCTCCCCGTGGTGCTGGTGGAGCGCCGGCCCCACCGCGGCAGCGCCATCTACGGGCTGGACTGTGTGCGTTCGGACCACGCCCACGGAGTGCATCTGGCGCTCGAGCATCTGACCTCGCTGGGCCATCGGCGCGTCGTGCTGGCGGCGCGCGACGACAGCCCCACCGCGCGGGTGATCCGGTCGGAGTTCGCCGCGCAGACCGCGGCCCGTGGCATCCGTGAGGGGTGCCCGGTGATGCTCAGTTCGCGCACCGCCGGGCCCGACCCGCGTCCGCGTGACGCCGGCGCGGCCGACCTGGCCGACGCGGTGCGCCGCGCCGGAGCCACCGCCGCGCTGATCCACGGCGACATGGACGCGCTGGTGCTGGTCCAGCGGCTGCGGGAGGCGGGTGTCGAGGTGCCGCGCGACTGCTCGGTGGTCGCGTACAACGATGTGGTCGCCGACATGGGGCAGATCGCGCTGACGGCCGTGGCCCCGCCCAAGGGTGAGGTCGGACAGGCCGCGCTGGAGCTGCTGACCCGCCAGCTGGAGCGGACGCGGACCGGGCGGTGGGCCGGCGCCGCCCGCCATCTGGAGCTGCTGCCGGAGCTGGTGGTCCGGGATTCCACCGCCCCACTTCTCTGA
- a CDS encoding carbohydrate ABC transporter permease: MTTTTPTTPVNAPQGPPARPLGKPFGRSKLTSRGIANAVVLIAALYTMLPALWLLLASTKNADALFGSDILSFGDFSFGRNLSDLFSMDGGLYGEWYVNSLLYAVVGALVGSLISVAAGYAFDKYEFRHKEKLFGLVLTGVMVPPTVLALPLYLVASNIGMVNTFWSVFIPVLFNPFGVYLARLLSSGYVPNEVLEASRVDGAGELQTYVRVSLRMLGPGFVTVFLFQLTAIWNNFFLPMVMLSDQHLYPLSLGLYTWNSAATVSPEYYPLVVIGSLLAVVPLIVAFVMLQRYWKSGLTAGSVK, encoded by the coding sequence ATGACCACGACCACACCCACCACCCCCGTGAACGCCCCCCAGGGACCGCCGGCCAGACCGCTCGGCAAGCCCTTCGGGCGCTCCAAGCTGACCAGCCGTGGCATCGCCAACGCGGTCGTTCTGATCGCCGCCCTCTACACCATGCTGCCCGCGCTGTGGCTGCTGCTGGCGTCCACCAAGAACGCCGACGCCCTCTTCGGCAGCGACATCCTCTCCTTCGGCGACTTCTCCTTCGGGCGCAACCTCTCCGACCTGTTCTCCATGGACGGCGGGCTCTACGGCGAGTGGTACGTCAACAGCCTGCTGTACGCGGTCGTCGGCGCCCTGGTGGGCTCGCTGATCAGCGTGGCCGCGGGCTACGCCTTCGACAAGTACGAGTTCCGGCACAAGGAGAAGCTGTTCGGCCTCGTGCTCACCGGCGTCATGGTGCCGCCGACCGTGCTGGCCCTCCCGCTCTATCTCGTGGCCTCCAACATCGGCATGGTCAACACCTTCTGGTCGGTCTTCATCCCGGTGCTCTTCAACCCGTTCGGCGTCTACCTGGCCCGCCTGCTCAGCAGCGGCTATGTGCCCAACGAGGTGCTGGAGGCGTCCCGGGTCGACGGCGCGGGCGAGCTGCAGACCTATGTGCGGGTCAGTCTGCGGATGCTCGGGCCCGGGTTCGTGACCGTCTTCCTCTTTCAGCTCACGGCCATCTGGAACAACTTCTTCCTTCCGATGGTGATGCTCTCCGACCAGCACCTGTATCCGCTCAGCCTCGGCCTCTACACCTGGAACAGCGCCGCCACCGTCTCGCCCGAGTACTACCCCCTCGTGGTCATCGGCTCACTGCTCGCCGTCGTGCCGCTGATCGTGGCGTTCGTGATGCTGCAGCGCTACTGGAAGTCCGGACTGACCGCAGGGAGCGTGAAGTGA
- a CDS encoding DUF4142 domain-containing protein — MPPANLTRPIASSRTIGTGLIIGALAVTLAAILIPVSLFGESSAALPRNGVTDDGGGTVSTQYGPLTATDRDFVRKVRLAGTWELPAGRLAQERGGRDAVKTAGEHLIEGHTELDRRSEEVGRALGIQLPNQPNAQQQGWLNEMTSAGSSAQFERVFANRLRAAHGKVFNLVAQVRAESRNSMVRSLATRANAIVLDHITVLEDTGLVDFDTL, encoded by the coding sequence GTGCCACCAGCAAACCTCACCAGACCCATCGCCTCCAGCCGAACCATCGGCACCGGGCTCATCATTGGGGCGCTCGCCGTCACACTGGCGGCGATCCTCATCCCGGTTTCGCTGTTCGGCGAGAGCAGCGCGGCCCTGCCGCGCAACGGCGTCACGGACGACGGCGGTGGGACGGTCAGCACCCAGTACGGGCCGCTCACGGCCACTGACCGGGACTTTGTCCGCAAAGTCAGGCTCGCCGGAACGTGGGAGCTCCCCGCCGGGCGCCTCGCCCAGGAGCGGGGCGGCCGGGACGCGGTGAAGACCGCCGGTGAGCATCTCATCGAGGGACACACCGAACTCGACCGCCGCTCCGAGGAGGTCGGCCGGGCGCTCGGGATCCAGCTGCCCAATCAGCCCAACGCGCAGCAACAGGGCTGGCTGAACGAGATGACCAGCGCCGGCAGCAGCGCCCAGTTCGAGCGGGTGTTCGCAAACCGGTTGCGCGCCGCTCACGGCAAGGTGTTCAACCTTGTGGCGCAGGTGCGAGCCGAGAGCCGCAACTCCATGGTCAGATCTCTGGCCACCAGGGCCAATGCCATCGTTCTCGACCACATCACGGTCCTCGAGGACACCGGGCTTGTCGACTTCGACACCCTCTAA
- a CDS encoding sigma factor, whose translation MDIRTAGVTTDADTFLKTLYRRHGSALHRLAARKLGGDWHRAQDIVQEVAIHAWQRPMDVGPMDDTVRNRLFTVVGDLVTDGHQDQAERSVETAGEAEMALPAAPDAVDQALTAQLVWDALADLAPPQREVLLHLHYLDRSVSQAARALGVPPEPSNRGRTTRLGPCERPCGRAASPSADLLRTPADCFLIE comes from the coding sequence ATGGACATCCGCACGGCGGGCGTCACGACCGACGCCGACACCTTCTTAAAGACGCTGTACCGACGACACGGCTCGGCGCTGCACCGCCTGGCGGCCCGGAAGCTGGGCGGGGACTGGCACCGGGCCCAGGACATCGTGCAGGAGGTGGCGATCCACGCCTGGCAGCGCCCCATGGACGTCGGCCCCATGGACGACACCGTCCGTAATCGGCTGTTCACCGTGGTCGGCGACCTGGTGACCGATGGCCACCAGGACCAGGCGGAGCGATCGGTGGAGACGGCCGGTGAGGCGGAGATGGCGCTGCCGGCCGCGCCGGACGCGGTCGATCAGGCACTCACCGCCCAGCTGGTGTGGGACGCGCTGGCGGACCTGGCGCCCCCGCAACGGGAAGTGCTGCTGCATCTGCACTATCTGGACCGCAGCGTCAGCCAGGCCGCCCGGGCGCTCGGGGTGCCCCCGGAACCATCAAATCGCGGACGTACTACGCGACTCGGGCCCTGCGAACGGCCCTGCGGGCGCGCGGCGTCACCGAGTGCTGACCTCCTCCGGACACCCGCCGACTGCTTTCTGATCGAATGA